The proteins below come from a single Triticum aestivum cultivar Chinese Spring chromosome 5D, IWGSC CS RefSeq v2.1, whole genome shotgun sequence genomic window:
- the LOC123122669 gene encoding protein DETOXIFICATION 16-like isoform X1 → MLPAMEEPLVGGNSSAEETGGPKESLVVTEVKKQLYLAGPLIAGCLLQSVVQMISVMFVGHLGELALSSASIATSFAGVTGFSLLSGMASSLDTLCGQAFGAKRYHLLGIYKQRAILVLTLVSVVVAVLWAYTGQILLLFGQDPEIAMGAGSYIRWMIPALFAYGLLQCHVRFLQTQNIVLPVMASAGVTALSHVLVCWLLVYKLGLGNKGAALANGISYLANVSILAIYIRVSPSCRSTWTGLSKEAFHDILSFMKLAVPSALMVCLEWWSFELLVLLSGLLPNPKLEASVLSICLNTSSLAFMIPFGLGAAISTRVSNELGAGRPEAARLATRVIMVLGLATGVSLGLIMLSGRNLWGYAYSNENEVVEYIARMMPLLSVTIIFDDLQCVLSGIVRGCGLQRIGACVNLSAYYLVGIPAALCFAFVYHLGGMGLWFGIICGIVVQMLLLLSITMRTNWDKEALKAKDRVFSSSLPLDMTT, encoded by the exons ATGTTGCCAGCCATGGAGGAGCCCCTTGTTGGGGGCAACAGCAGCGCTGAGGAGACAGGAGGGCCAAAAGAGAGCTTGGTGGTGACCGAGGTTAAGAAGCAGCTGTACCTCGCCGGGCCCCTCATCGCCGGATGCCTCTTGCAGAGCGTCGTGCAGATGATATCGGTCATGTTTGTCGGCCATCTCGGTGAGCTCGCTCTCTCGAGTGCCTCCATCGCCACCTCCTTTGCCGGTGTCACCGGCTTCAGCTTGTTG TCTGGCATGGCGAGCAGCTTGGACACACTGTGTGGGCAAGCCTTTGGGGCAAAACGGTACCATCTGCTCGGCATCTACAAGCAGAGGGCCATCCTTGTGCTCACTCTGGTGAGCGTTGTGGTTGCGGTGCTCTGGGCGTACACTGGGCAGATCCTCCTGCTCTTCGGCCAGGACCCGGAGATTGCCATGGGGGCAGGGAGCTACATCCGGTGGATGATTCCAGCACTGTTCGCTTACGGACTGCTGCAGTGCCATGTCCGGTTCCTCCAGACACAGAACATTGTCCTCCCGGTGATGGCGAGCGCAGGCGTCACGGCGCTGAGCCACGTGCTTGTGTGCTGGTTGCTGGTGTACAAGCTTGGGCTGGGCAACAAGGGCGCTGCCCTGGCCAATGGCATCTCATACCTGGCCAATGTGTCAATCTTGGCTATCTACATCAGGGTCTCTCCATCCTGCAGGAGCACCTGGACAGGCCTCTCAAAGGAGGCGTTTCACGACATCCTTAGCTTCATGAAGCTTGCCGTGCCATCTGCGCTGATGGTTTG CCTAGAGTGGTGGTCGTTTGAGCTGCTGGTACTTCTCTCCGGACTTCTCCCAAATCCTAAGCTGGAGGCATCGGTGTTGTCCATTTG TTTGAACACAAGTTCATTAGCATTCATGATCCCCTTCGGTCTTGGGGCAGCCATAAG CACCCGTGTTTCAAATGAGCTTGGTGCTGGGCGACCTGAAGCTGCCCGTCTGGCTACTCGTGTGATCATGGTTCTTGGCCTTGCGACTGGTGTGTCTTTAGGACTTATTATGCTCTCGGGGCGCAATCTATGGGGGTACGCATACAGCAATGAGAATGAGGTGGTGGAATACATTGCAAGAATGATGCCGCTTCTTTCCGTGACGATCATTTTCGACGATCTACAATGTGTTCTTTCAG GTATTGTCAGAGGCTGTGGCTTGCAAAGGATTGGTGCTTGTGTGAATCTCAGCGCGTACTACCTTGTCGGCATTCCGGCGGCGCTATGCTTTGCCTTTGTCTACCATCTTGGCGGAATG GGGCTGTGGTTCGGAATAATCTGTGGGATAGTGGtacagatgctgctgctgctgagcaTTACCATGCGCACCAACTGGGATAAAGAG GCTCTCAAGGCAAAGGACAGAGTTTTCAGTTCGTCCCTGCCTCTAGACATGACGACATAA
- the LOC123122669 gene encoding protein DETOXIFICATION 16-like isoform X2, translating into MPLAERRADDIGHVCRPSRLDTLCGQAFGAKRYHLLGIYKQRAILVLTLVSVVVAVLWAYTGQILLLFGQDPEIAMGAGSYIRWMIPALFAYGLLQCHVRFLQTQNIVLPVMASAGVTALSHVLVCWLLVYKLGLGNKGAALANGISYLANVSILAIYIRVSPSCRSTWTGLSKEAFHDILSFMKLAVPSALMVCLEWWSFELLVLLSGLLPNPKLEASVLSICLNTSSLAFMIPFGLGAAISTRVSNELGAGRPEAARLATRVIMVLGLATGVSLGLIMLSGRNLWGYAYSNENEVVEYIARMMPLLSVTIIFDDLQCVLSGIVRGCGLQRIGACVNLSAYYLVGIPAALCFAFVYHLGGMGLWFGIICGIVVQMLLLLSITMRTNWDKEALKAKDRVFSSSLPLDMTT; encoded by the exons ATGCCTCTTGCAGAGCGTCGTGCAGATGATATCGGTCATGTTTGTCGGCCATCTCG CTTGGACACACTGTGTGGGCAAGCCTTTGGGGCAAAACGGTACCATCTGCTCGGCATCTACAAGCAGAGGGCCATCCTTGTGCTCACTCTGGTGAGCGTTGTGGTTGCGGTGCTCTGGGCGTACACTGGGCAGATCCTCCTGCTCTTCGGCCAGGACCCGGAGATTGCCATGGGGGCAGGGAGCTACATCCGGTGGATGATTCCAGCACTGTTCGCTTACGGACTGCTGCAGTGCCATGTCCGGTTCCTCCAGACACAGAACATTGTCCTCCCGGTGATGGCGAGCGCAGGCGTCACGGCGCTGAGCCACGTGCTTGTGTGCTGGTTGCTGGTGTACAAGCTTGGGCTGGGCAACAAGGGCGCTGCCCTGGCCAATGGCATCTCATACCTGGCCAATGTGTCAATCTTGGCTATCTACATCAGGGTCTCTCCATCCTGCAGGAGCACCTGGACAGGCCTCTCAAAGGAGGCGTTTCACGACATCCTTAGCTTCATGAAGCTTGCCGTGCCATCTGCGCTGATGGTTTG CCTAGAGTGGTGGTCGTTTGAGCTGCTGGTACTTCTCTCCGGACTTCTCCCAAATCCTAAGCTGGAGGCATCGGTGTTGTCCATTTG TTTGAACACAAGTTCATTAGCATTCATGATCCCCTTCGGTCTTGGGGCAGCCATAAG CACCCGTGTTTCAAATGAGCTTGGTGCTGGGCGACCTGAAGCTGCCCGTCTGGCTACTCGTGTGATCATGGTTCTTGGCCTTGCGACTGGTGTGTCTTTAGGACTTATTATGCTCTCGGGGCGCAATCTATGGGGGTACGCATACAGCAATGAGAATGAGGTGGTGGAATACATTGCAAGAATGATGCCGCTTCTTTCCGTGACGATCATTTTCGACGATCTACAATGTGTTCTTTCAG GTATTGTCAGAGGCTGTGGCTTGCAAAGGATTGGTGCTTGTGTGAATCTCAGCGCGTACTACCTTGTCGGCATTCCGGCGGCGCTATGCTTTGCCTTTGTCTACCATCTTGGCGGAATG GGGCTGTGGTTCGGAATAATCTGTGGGATAGTGGtacagatgctgctgctgctgagcaTTACCATGCGCACCAACTGGGATAAAGAG GCTCTCAAGGCAAAGGACAGAGTTTTCAGTTCGTCCCTGCCTCTAGACATGACGACATAA
- the LOC123122669 gene encoding protein DETOXIFICATION 16-like isoform X3 produces the protein MASSLDTLCGQAFGAKRYHLLGIYKQRAILVLTLVSVVVAVLWAYTGQILLLFGQDPEIAMGAGSYIRWMIPALFAYGLLQCHVRFLQTQNIVLPVMASAGVTALSHVLVCWLLVYKLGLGNKGAALANGISYLANVSILAIYIRVSPSCRSTWTGLSKEAFHDILSFMKLAVPSALMVCLEWWSFELLVLLSGLLPNPKLEASVLSICLNTSSLAFMIPFGLGAAISTRVSNELGAGRPEAARLATRVIMVLGLATGVSLGLIMLSGRNLWGYAYSNENEVVEYIARMMPLLSVTIIFDDLQCVLSGIVRGCGLQRIGACVNLSAYYLVGIPAALCFAFVYHLGGMGLWFGIICGIVVQMLLLLSITMRTNWDKEALKAKDRVFSSSLPLDMTT, from the exons ATGGCGAGCAGCTTGGACACACTGTGTGGGCAAGCCTTTGGGGCAAAACGGTACCATCTGCTCGGCATCTACAAGCAGAGGGCCATCCTTGTGCTCACTCTGGTGAGCGTTGTGGTTGCGGTGCTCTGGGCGTACACTGGGCAGATCCTCCTGCTCTTCGGCCAGGACCCGGAGATTGCCATGGGGGCAGGGAGCTACATCCGGTGGATGATTCCAGCACTGTTCGCTTACGGACTGCTGCAGTGCCATGTCCGGTTCCTCCAGACACAGAACATTGTCCTCCCGGTGATGGCGAGCGCAGGCGTCACGGCGCTGAGCCACGTGCTTGTGTGCTGGTTGCTGGTGTACAAGCTTGGGCTGGGCAACAAGGGCGCTGCCCTGGCCAATGGCATCTCATACCTGGCCAATGTGTCAATCTTGGCTATCTACATCAGGGTCTCTCCATCCTGCAGGAGCACCTGGACAGGCCTCTCAAAGGAGGCGTTTCACGACATCCTTAGCTTCATGAAGCTTGCCGTGCCATCTGCGCTGATGGTTTG CCTAGAGTGGTGGTCGTTTGAGCTGCTGGTACTTCTCTCCGGACTTCTCCCAAATCCTAAGCTGGAGGCATCGGTGTTGTCCATTTG TTTGAACACAAGTTCATTAGCATTCATGATCCCCTTCGGTCTTGGGGCAGCCATAAG CACCCGTGTTTCAAATGAGCTTGGTGCTGGGCGACCTGAAGCTGCCCGTCTGGCTACTCGTGTGATCATGGTTCTTGGCCTTGCGACTGGTGTGTCTTTAGGACTTATTATGCTCTCGGGGCGCAATCTATGGGGGTACGCATACAGCAATGAGAATGAGGTGGTGGAATACATTGCAAGAATGATGCCGCTTCTTTCCGTGACGATCATTTTCGACGATCTACAATGTGTTCTTTCAG GTATTGTCAGAGGCTGTGGCTTGCAAAGGATTGGTGCTTGTGTGAATCTCAGCGCGTACTACCTTGTCGGCATTCCGGCGGCGCTATGCTTTGCCTTTGTCTACCATCTTGGCGGAATG GGGCTGTGGTTCGGAATAATCTGTGGGATAGTGGtacagatgctgctgctgctgagcaTTACCATGCGCACCAACTGGGATAAAGAG GCTCTCAAGGCAAAGGACAGAGTTTTCAGTTCGTCCCTGCCTCTAGACATGACGACATAA